CGCTCGCACCCTCCGTATTACCGCGGCTGCTGGCACGGAGTTAGCCGGTGCTTCTTCTGTAGGTAACGTCAAATGCTGCAGCTATTAACTACAACACCTTCCTCCCTACTGAAAGTACTTTACAACCCGAAGGCCTTCTTCATACACGCGGCATGGCTGCATCAGGCTTTCGCCCATTGTGCAATATTCCCCACTGCTGCCTCCCGTAGGAGTCTGGACCGTGTCTCAGTTCCAGTGTGGCTGATCATCCTCTCAGACCAGCTAGAGATCGTCGCCTTGGTGAGCTCTTACCTCACCAACTAGCTAATCTCACCTGGGCTAATCTTAGCGCGAGAGGCCCGAAGGTCCCCCTCTTTGGTCCGAAGACATTATGCGGTATTAGCTATCGTTTCCAATAGTTATCCCCCACACTAAGGCATATTCCCAGGCATTACTCACCCGTCCGCCGCTCGACGCCCTTAACGTTCCCCGAAGGTTCAGTTAAGTCGTTTCCGCTCGACTTGCATGTGTTAGGCCTGCCGCCAGCGTTCAATCTGAGCCATGATCAAACTCTTCAATTAAAGTTTTTTGATACCTTTCAGCAGAAAGGATATCGACTCAATGATTAATACTGATTGTTACATAAATTAATTTGTGTATTCACTCAGTTCATTGATAGTTGCTCACTCAATAATGAGTAAAGCTATTGTGACTACCAATTCATAAGTGTCCACACAGATTGCTAAGGTCAAATTATTAAAGAGCTCAAAACTAAGCGTTGCTTAATTTTGCGTGAAGTGTCATTTAAATTACTAAAAGTAAGTTACAAGTAACTTTTTAAAACTCCGTTCGCGTCAATGTTTCACTTCTTGTTGAACCTCAACTCTTTCTAAGAAAGCTTTGCTGTGTCAACGGAAGCGAAGTATAGAGATTTCGATTTTTGTTGCAAGTATTTTTTTCAAAAAAACTTTCAAGCGTTCAAAAAACAAACATCTTGTTTTGAAAACCATCAATTCGAATGAAATTCACTCTTCCCATTCACGTTTCATCCGGTTTATCACTTCTTCTGGTACATTATGAATGCTTTTAAATTCCCCTTTGCAAACATCTATCTTAATCTTAGCACCAAACTTTTGTGCTATTTTTCTATAAACCTCTATCTCCCACTGTTTTACAAATGTATTTGCAACCACCACACTTCTATTATGGAAAAGATGGTATTCACACTGAGCTTGACACCATTGATGCGCAGAGCCTAATAACTTTCCATCAAAACAGTATTCTCCAGTTTCATTCATAAAAAACTGATCAGCTTCAATATGAATCAATCCCAAAGATTGAGCTAATGTTGTTTTACCACTGCCTGGTAACCCTCTTAGCAAACGC
The window above is part of the Aliivibrio fischeri ATCC 7744 = JCM 18803 = DSM 507 genome. Proteins encoded here:
- a CDS encoding AAA family ATPase is translated as MKGLELRLLRGLPGSGKTTLAQSLGLIHIEADQFFMNETGEYCFDGKLLGSAHQWCQAQCEYHLFHNRSVVVANTFVKQWEIEVYRKIAQKFGAKIKIDVCKGEFKSIHNVPEEVINRMKREWEE